GTGCACGCCCGGGATTACGACGGCACGCGCTCGCGAGAACTCGAGCACGAAGCCGACTTCCTTGCTACGGAATCCGTGATGAAATTGACAGAACGGGATCCCGGCACGCATCGCGGCGTTGATGGTTATCGGGAAATCGACGCCGTTCGGGAGCTGCACCGCGATCACGTCGTCACGCGTAAGCCCCAATTCGAGGAACGCGGAAGCCAGGTTTATGGCTGCCTCTTGATATTCTCTGAACGTCAACCGCCGCGTCGAATCGACGAGCGCTAATGCATCTGGCCGAAGCTGTGCTAAGCGATCCAGCGTTTCGTTCGCAGTTTGCTCTTGCCAGTCACCGCTGCGATAGAAGCCGGAAACAACCTCGGGTGTTAGCCGTTCGGGCCAAGGCACACGCACGCGCCAGCGTTCGCTGGAGTTTTTGCCATGTCATCCCGGGCTATCGTATGCGGCGGTGGATCTGTTCGATCTGCGAGACGCGCTCGAAGCAGCGCTGATGCGGGGCGAGACGGATCGATTCGCTCGGTCCGAGTGCGAGATACCCGCCGCGACTGAGCGAGTCGAAGATGACCTGATGGGCGCGATACGCGAGATGTTTGTTGAATTGCGGCAGCTGCTCGCGGCACAACACTAAGTGAAATTCGTTGAACGACCCGTCCGACACGAGACTGTGCGTCGAGAAGACGATGTTTTCTCGTAAGGCCGGATCCATCGAGGGCGCCTCGCCTTCGAACGAGATGTAATCTTCGAGCGTCGATTTTCCGCCGGACTCGCGATATCGTCGAAACGCCCCATCGAGCGTCTCAGCGTGGATCTTACCTTCCTTTGCGCATGCGATCGCCGTGCCGGATAGATCCGTGGCGTAGATCCGTGCGCGCCGCGCGAGGCCTTCTTCGCGGAAGAGGATAGCGAGCGAATAGGCTTCTTCGCCGCGGCCGCATCCGACGATCCAAGCACGAATCAACGGGAACGTGCGCAACATCGGCATGATCGTGGTGCGCAGCTCCGCGAATAGCGACGGTTCGTCGAAAAGCTCGCTCGAGCGCGAGCTCAGTCCGAAAACGAAACGATCGAGCGCTTCGCCGTCGTGCAGAACGCGTTCTTGCAGCCCGGAGATCGTCCGCAAACTCTCTGCCCGCATTCGCTCGGCCACCCGGCGCTTGACGAATGCGGGAGCGTAGTCACGGAAATCGTAGCCGGAGAATCGATTGACGGCTTCGAGAAGAAGCTGCAACTCGATGTCGGCTACCGAGACCGTGCTCGGAAGCGGTACGATCACGCGGGGACGTTCAACCAGACGCGGATGAGCGAGATGAGTTGTTCGATATCGACGGGCTTGGAAATGTACTCCGATGCGCCCGCCGCGAGGCACGTTTCACGATCGCCTTTCATCGCTTTCGCGGTGAGGGCGATGATCGGCAGATCACGCATGCGATCGTCGCTGCGCATCCTGCGGATCGTCTCGTAACCGTCCATCTCGGGCATCATGATGTCCATCAGGACGATGTCGACGTGCTCGCCACGCCCAAGCATGTCGAGACACTGCATTCCGCTTTCGGCGGTTAGGACGTTCAGGCGATATTCTTCGAGCATCGTCTTGAGCGCGAAGATGTTACGCGTGTCGTCGTCGACGACGAGAATGGTCCGGCCTTCGAGCGACGATCCGATGCGAGCCTTATCGAAGCCGCGCTTGCCGACGGCAAGGCGCGATTCGACTTGGTTGAGGAAGTAATTGGTCTCTTCGATCAACCGTTGTGGGGCCATCGCGTCCTTGATGATGACGCTTTCGCTCAGGCGGCGCAGCTCGTGTTCCTCCGCCTCGCTGAGCTCGCGTCCCGTATAGACGACGATCGGTACCTGCGGATGCGTCGGATGTTCTTTGATCTGCTTTATCAGGTCGACGCCCGCCATGTCCGGAAGACCCAAGTCCATGACGATGCAGTCGAAACGGTTTTCATCCAGCGCTGAGAGCGCTTCGGTACCGGCCGCAACGGCCGTTACCACGATCTCGCCGGTACTGATGAGATTTGCCATCGCTGAAAGCTGCGTGAGATCGTCTTCGACGACGAGCACGCTGCGCGAACGCTGCTCGGCGAATCCGAGCAGATTATCGAACGCACTAACCAGCTGCTCTTCGGTGACCGGCTTGCGCAGATGCGCGACCGCTCCCGAATTCATGGCCCGCTGCCACTGCTCGGCTCCCGAAATCACGTGCACGGGAATCTCCCGTGTGCTGTGATCCCGCTTGACGGCGTCGAGTAAGTCCCAGCCGTCCATATCCGGGAGACTGATGTCGAGCGTAATCGCGTCGGGCAAGAACTGCCGCGCCAATGCCAGCCCTTCGGCTCCGCTGGTTGCGACGAGCCCTTTAAACCCGCGATCGCGCGCGAGTCCGAGCAAGATGCGCGCGAAGATCGTGTCGTCCTCGACGATGAGGGCGACGCGATCGCTCGGTTGTGCCGAGCCACGATCGTCGGCGATCTCGGGATGCCCCGTGTAGTCGATCGTCGCGGCCGGGATCGGCTTCGGTGCCGGCGCCGCCGGCGTAGTCGCGACGCTCGATTGTTGCGGCGCAGGCATTGCCATGACGTGGGAAAGGCGTTGCGCCGGGCGCACCAGCGGATGCGAGAACGTGAACGTGCTACCATCGCCCGGCGCGCTTTCAACCATGACCTCGCCGCCCAAGAGGCCGGCGATTTCACGGCTGATTGCCAGACCAAGTCCGGTGCCACCGAACTTGCGGGCCGTGCTCATGTCTTCTTGTTGGAAGGCTTCGAAGATGACTTTGTGCTTGTCTGGCGCGATACCGATGCCGGTGTCCGTCACCGCAAAGTCGGCCCACGGAATGATGTTGCCGCTCGCGTCTGCGCGGCGTTCGGTCGTGACGTCGAGCGTCACGGCGCCGTCCTGTGTGAACTTGAAGGCATTGGAGAGCAAGTTCTTGAGGACTTGCATCAAACGAACGCTGTCGGTTTCGATGCTTTCCGGCAATCCTTCACCGAGCTGTACAGTGAACGCGAGCCCACGATCTTGCGCGATGCTGCGGAACGTGCGCTCGACGTTCTCGACGATGTCGTTGAAGGGCATCGGCCCAATCTCGACCGGAGTCATGCCGGACTCGATCTTCGAGAGGTCGAGAATGTCGTTGATCAGGTCGAGCAGGTCGATACCGGCGCGCCGGATCGACTGTGCGAACTCGACTTGCTTGGGTGTGAGGTTCTGCCCCGGATTGTCTTCGAGCTGTTTGGCGAGCAAGAGCAGCGAGTTGAGCGGCGTGCGCAGCTCGTGCGACATGTTTGCCAAGAATTGAGATTTGTATTTCGAGGTGAGCGCGAGCTGCTCGGCCTTTTGCTCGAGCTCTTTGCGTGCCGAGTCGATTTCGCGCGTACGGCGTTCGACTTCGACGTTCTGCTCGGAGAGTAGGCGGGCTTTTTCTTCCAGCTCCTCGTTGGTGTGCTGAAGCTCGTCCTGTTGGCTTTGCAGCTCTGCGGTCAACGATTGCGACTGCTTGAGCAGCTCTTCCGTACGCATGTTCGTCGCGATGTTGTTCAAAACGACGCCGATCGATTCGGTCAACTGATCGAGGAAGAGCAAGTGGATCTCGCTGAACTTCTGGAAGCTCGCGAGCTCGATGACGGCGCGAACTTCGCCTTCAAAGAGCACCGGCAGCACGACGATGTTGAGCGGGCCCGAAGCGCCGAGTCCCGAGCTGATTTCGATGTAGTCGGGCGGCGCATTCGTGACGAGGATGCGCTCACGTTCGTACAAGCACTGCCCGACGAGGCCTTCGCCCGCCGTGAAGTGCTGCTTGAGATGCTTGCGCGTCGTATACGCGTAGCCGGCGATGAGCTTGAGAAGCGGTTGCTCGTCGACGGGTTCGTTCAAGTAGAAGACACCGGTTTGCGCTTCGACCAGCGGAGCCAGCTCGCTCATGATCATCTTCGCAACGGTCTTGATGTCTTTCTGGCCTTGCAACATACCGGTGAAGCGGGCCAGGTTGGTCTTGAGCCAGTCTTGTTCTTGGTTCTTACGCGTCGTGTCGCGCAAGTTCCGAATCATTTCGTTGACGTTTTCGGTGAGCTGTCCGACCTCGCCGCGTGCACTGACCTCAATCGTTCGAGAGAGATCACCCTTGGTGACGGCAGTTGCGACTTCACCGATCGCACGAATCTGCGACGTCAGCTGTGCAGCCAGTTGGTTGACGGAGTCCGTCAGGTCGCGCCACAGACCGGCGGCACCGGGAACCTCAGCTTGTCCGCCGAGGATACCTTCGAAGCCGACTTCGCGCGCAACGGTCGTAACCTGATCGGCGAACGTTGCGAGCGTATCGATCATCGTGTTGATCGTCTCGGCGAGCTCTTCGATCTCACCCTTGGCTTCGAGGAGCAGCTTACGTTTGAGGTCGCCGTTTGCGACCGAGGTAACGACTTTCGCGATTCCGCGAACCTGGTTCGTGAGGTTACCTGCCATCGAGTTCACGGAGTCGGTCAGGTCTTTCCACACGCCGCCCACACCCGGCACCTGAGCTTGTCCGCCCAGTTTTCCTTCGGAACCGACTTCACGCGCGACACGCGTGACCTCGGATGCGAAACCATTGAGCTGATCGACCATCGTGTTGATCGTGTCTTTCAGCTCGAGCATCTCGCCGCGCACGTCGACCGTAACTTTCTTCGAAAGGTCGCCGTTTGCGACGGCGGTCGTAACGCGCGCGATGTTACGGACTTGGTTCGTCAGATTGAAGGCCATCGTGTTGACCGAGTCCGTAAGGTCCTTCCAGGTTCCGGCGACACCGGGCACCTGCGCTTGACCACCCAAAATGCCTTCCGATCCGACTTCGCGCGCCATGCGCGTGACTTCGGATGCGAATGCGTTGAGCTGGTCGACCATGACGTTGATCGTGCCTTTGAGCTCGAGAACCTCGCCGCGCACGTCGACGGTGATCTTCTTTGAAAGATCGCCCTTTGCGACGGCGGTCGTTACTTCGGCGATGTTACGAACCTGCGCGGTCAGCGAGCCGGCCATCGAGTTCACGGAGTCGGTTAGGTCCTTCCACGTACCGGCGACACCGGGGACCTGGGCTTGACCTCCAAGTCTTCCTTCCGTACCGACTTCGCGCGCGACGCGCGTGACTTCGGATGCGAACGCGTTGAGCTGGTCGACCATCGTGTTGATCGTACCTTTGAGCTCGAGCATTTCGCCGCGCACGTCGACGGTGATCTTACGTGAGAGGTCGCCTTTTGCGACGGCGGTCGTAACTTCGGCGACGTTACGCACCTGACTGGTCAAGTTGCCGGCCATGAAGTTCACCGAGTCGGTAAGGTCTTTCCACGTACCGGCGACGTCCGGAACGACGGCTTGTCCGCCGAGCTTTCCTTCGGTACCGACTTCGCGCGCAACGCGCGTGACTTCGGATGCGAATGCGTTGAGCCGGTCGACCGTCGAATTAATCGTGGCCTTGAGCTCTTGAATCTCGCCGCGAACGGCGACCGTAATCTTCTTTGAAAGGTCGCCTTGCGCGATTGCGGTCGTGACTTCGGCGATGTTACGGACCTGCGAAGTCAGGTTACCGGCCATCGAGTTCACGGAGTCCGTAAGGTCCTTCCACGTACCGGCGACGCCTTCGACGACGGCTTGACCGCCGAGTCTCCCTTCCGTACCGACTTCGCGTGCGACGCGCGTGACTTCGGATGCGAATGCGTTCAGCTGGTCGACCATCGTATTGATCGTCGCCTTCAGTTCTTGCATTTCGCCGCGTACGTCGACGGTAATCTTCTTTGAAAGGTCGCCGCGCGCAACGGCAGTCGTGACTTCGGCGACGTTTCTGACCTGCGAGGTCAAGTTACCGGCCATGAAGTTCACGGAGTCGGTAAGGTCTTTCCACGTACCCGCGACGCCTTCGACGCGCGCCTGGCCACCGAGTTTTCCTTCGGTACCGACTTCGCGTGCGACGCGCGTGACTTCGGATGCGAATGCGTTGAGCTGGTCGACCATCGTGTTGATTGTGTCTTTGAGCTGAAGGATCTCGCCGCGAACGTCGACGGTAATCTTCTTCGAAAGGTCTCCCTTTGCGACGGCGGTCGTGACTTCGGCGATGTTACGAACCTGTGCCGTCAGGTTACCAGCCATTCCGTTGACGGACTCGGTGAGATCGCGCCAGGTACCGGCAACGCCGCGGACGTCGGCCTGTCCGCCGAGCCGTCCTTCGGAACCGACTTCGCGTGCGACGCGCGTGACCTCGGACGCGAATGCGTTCAGCTGATCGACCATGACGTTGATCGTGTCTTTCAGCTGCAAAATCTCGCCGCGCGCTTCGACGGTGATCTTTTTTGAAAGGTCACCGCGAGCCACGGCGGTGGTGACTTCGGCGATGTTCCGAATCTGGTTCGTCAGCGTACCGGCCATCGAGTTCACGGAGTCGGTCAAGTCTTTCCACGTACCGGCTACGCCGCGGACCTGGGCCTGGCCACCCAGTTTTCCTTCAGAACCGACTTCGCGTGCGACGCGCGTGACTTCCGAAGCGAATGCGTTCAGCTGATCGACCATCGTGTTCAGCGTGCGGCCGGCTCGTAAGAATTCACCCTTGAGCGGACGGCCGTCGATTTCGAGCGTGACCTGTTGCGAAAGATCGCCACGCGCGACCGACGCCAGCACGCGTCCGGTCTCGATGATCGGATGCGCGAGGTCGGAGATCAGCTCATTGACCGAATCGATTGCAGCCGACCAGTCACCGACTGCACCCGAAACCGAGACGCGCTGCGCAAGCCGTCCGTCACGTCCGACGGTCTGACTGATGCGCTGCAGCTCTCGTACTAGTCGCGCGTTCAGCGTTGCGACGTCGTTGAATGCTTCTGCCAAATCCGGATCGGTCGTGCTGGACGACAAACGGGCGGAGAAATCGCCGCGTCCGAGGGCGCGTAGTGCACTGAGCACCTCGCGATTACCGGAGGCGGGCGCTTTTGACGCACGCGATCGCGCACCGTTCGAGTGGCCGTTGGATTTCGCGCCGTTGGAACGCGACGGAGACGAAGCTGATGACTTCGCCTTCGGACTGGGTGCGACCGTAAGAGGCATAAGCAGACTCCGTGAAGTCAGAAAGGAGGCGTGGTCCCATGAGGGAAGCGCACACCTCGCACTGGCCAGTTTTGCCCGGAAATACCCGAAATCACGAGCATTTAAACGTTAGCTCTGTGGTCGCAAGGGCGAGAGTGCGTTTGGCCGCTTCCTCGCATGGGCAAAACTGCGGCATACCTGCAGGGGTGCTCGTTTGAGTTTAACCAATGCGCTCGCCGTGACCGATGACGATCTGACGCAGTCGGTTCAGGGAGTTCTCGAACTCCTATCGTCCGCGAGTCGTCTCCTATTGCCAGCCGAGGACATCGAGAGCGCGCTACCCGTGCTCGCCGAATTGCTCGTGCCCGCATGGGTCGACGGCTGCACCATCGGGCTGCTTGGGAGCGAAGACGAGGTTCGCGTCGCCGCGTCGGCCGGTCGCGCGCCGAGCGAGACGGCGCTAAACCGGCGCCTCCCCCATGCGCCGATCACGTCGCTGCGAAGTGAGGGAGGCTGGGCGCTCGAGGTCGCGATCACTGGACGCGCGACGCCGTACGGCTTCTTGTGGCTGGCGGGAGCCGGCGATGCGCCTTCCTCTTTGATAGGAAGCTTGGCTGAGGAGCTCGCCCTTCGGATTGCGATCGGCATCGACACGGCGCAGGCCATTGCCCGAGAACACCACGTAGCCGAAACGCTGCAGCGCGCGTTGCTGCCGGAGGTGTTGCCCCGCAACGGTTCGGCGGTCCTCGACGCGGCGTATCGTCCCGCCGCCGGCGAATCGATCGTAGGCGGCGACTGGTACGACGCCTTCGAGCTCCCGGACGGCCGCATTGGTATATCGATCGGTGACGTAGCCGGCCACGGACTCTCGGCAGCGGTCGTAATGGGCGAGGCACGGCAGGCTGTGCGCGCGTCGACGTACGATGCTCGCTCGCCCGGCGAGGTGCTGAGTCGCGCCAATCAGATGCTGCGCTCGATGCCGATGATGGTCACGGCGCTCGTCGGCATCTTCGATCCGCGCACGTCAGTCTTCACCTACGCGAGCGCCGGCCATCCGCCGCCGCTGGTCATCACTCCCGATGGCCATTCGTTCATGCTTCCGAACGGTGACTTACCGCTTGGTGTCGTCGACGATTTAGCGCCCACACCGTGGACGTTTACGTTTTCACCGGGGACGCTCGTCGTGCTTTATACGGACGGTATCGTCGAGTTCGAGCGCGATGTCTTTTTCGGCGAGTCGGCTTTGATTCGAGCGTCGCTCGACGAGCTTGCCGAGCTTTCCGCGCATCCGGCCAAATCGGTTCAGGACCGCGTCTTTGGGTCAAAGCAAAACGTCGACGACGTTGCCACGATGACGTTGTTCATCCAGCCGCGCGCGGTCGAGGCCTTCGATTGCGTCTTTTCCGCCGTTCCATTTGCGGCGCCGTTCGTTAGGCGGGGCCTGGAGCGTTTTCTGATCGATCAGGGGATCGGCGACGACCACCGGTTTGCAGTCATAACAGCGGTCGGCGAGGCGGTTGCCAATGCAGTCGAACATGCCTACGCGGACGTTCCCGGGACGGTCCATCTTTGCGTGCGGGTCGACGAGTCCATAATCCGCGTACACATCGAAGACTCCGGCCGTTGGCGCGCCGCGACCAAAGAAGAAGAACGCGGTCGTGGCATTCCGTTGATGCGCGCGTTGATGGACCGCGTCGAGATACGTACCGATAGCGCGAGTACGCAAGTTCGCATGCAAATGCAAACGACATAACATTGCGTTAGTCCCCAAGCAAAAATGGGGATAATGTGCGAGATGTCACTGGAACGAATCTTGATCTGTCCGTGCGGACATTATCTCGAGTGGCACGGCCGGCACGGCTGCGTCGCGCCTTTGCAAAGCGATGAACCCATGCGCTGCGAATGCATGTTGACCCGGCCGCAGATGGTGGATCGTTTGGTGCGCGTTGAACGCGACGAGATTCGTGCGCAATGGATTGATGTCGGTCCCGGTTTCAGTGGCGGCTCCTAGGGAAGAATCGGATTGGATCGCTTGCGCGATCCCAACCCGAAAAAGCATCACACACCCTCAAAGCGCGGCGGACCGGACTTAGCGTTCGGTCCGTCGTTTTAATTTTGGTGATCAATGTCGCGGCAAACAGCCTCAATTATCGTGCACGCTCCCGTCGAACGCATTTACTCGTTGTGGACGAACTTTCCGGAGTATCCGTCTTTCATGTCGCACGTGCGTAGCGTTTCGTATATCGATCGCGAGCGCACGCGCTGGGTCGTCAATATCGTCGGACGCCACGAATGGGCAGCCCGTAACGAGAATTGGATTCCCGGCCGCCAAATCGGCTGGCGTTCGATCGACGGATTAGAAAACAGCGGACTGGTCGCGTTCACGCCGCGTCCAGATGGCGATACTGACGTCGAAATAACGATCGAATACACGCCGCCGTCCGGAATGATAGGCAAAATCAGCGAGATTCTCGGCGCCGGGAAAGCGTTCGAGCTTCAGTTACGCAGCGATCTCGCGCGTTTCGCCGAGAGCCTGGAGTCGAAGATCAGCCCCAAGGCTCCGTCATCGGCGGGTGCTCAGGCGGCACCGGCGCTTCAGGCGTAGCGGGAGCTTGACCCGGCGGATACGGCATCTCGGGCGGTATCGGCTCGGGAGTGGGTCCGGGTCCGGTCGGTGGAACGTCGGGCGGAAGGCGATGCATCTTCACTTAGAGCTGCGACGTTGCGTCTTCGATTGCGGCACGGAAATCGTCATGAACGAGGAGCGCGCGGTGTAATCCGGTCGCTTCGAAAATCTTGCGAATCTTTGAATGGTGGGGGACGATCACGTGCAGTCTTTTCCCAAAATGTCGATGCGCGCTCACGAGCGCAGTGATGCCGGACGTATCGATGTACGTACACTCGACGAATGCGACGAGAATTGGGTCGGGCGATCCGGCGCCTGCTCGCTCGATCGCTTCGCTGAGCTCGTGATAGTTCGTGATGTCGAGCTCGCCGAGGACATGAACGAGTGTCAGCCTTCCAAGCTGCTCCACCGTCACCGGCGCAAATGTCGTCGTCATAGAAAATGACCTCTCCGAGAACCTTGTACCCAAGCCCTAGACAGATTAGGCTTTGCGGGCAGAAGGTTTGCCCGAAAGACTCACGGGGTATTTCAACGCTCAATCGCACTCCGGGCGAGGAGGCCTTTTTCTATGGAAATGGTTCGACGTTACGCACAAGGGGCCGCGGGAACGACTGCCCTCGAAGAGCTGGTTGTTTGCGAGTGCGGACATGCGATCGGAATGCACGACAGTATGGGATGCCGCGCGCTGCGCCCACGTACGTGCACCTGTTCGCGGGATCGGGGCTGGGTGCTCGACGCAGCAGTAGCACGTTCGATTTCGGATCATCGCTCAGTCTTTCCGAAAGCCTAGCAAGCGTCGTTGTAGATCCTGGGACGGGGTAAAAGCCTTCACCAGGAGGTGCCAAACGTGGCAGATATGTCCGACCGACCCGTAGTGGTTCAAGGCGGAGGCGGCACGGCCGGTGTTGCAATCGTCGCCGTTATCGCGATCGCGCTCATCGTTGCAGTCCTTTTGTGGCACCCGTGGGCAACGACGTCGAATACGACGATCATTCAGCCGCCTGCGCAAAGCCAGGGCGCAGCCGGATCGCAAGGCAGTTCGAACGGCTCAACCGGTTCGAGCAACTCGAGCGGCAGTTCGGGCTCAACGAGCGGTAGTGGCGCCGGAAGCAATAGCGGAACGACCAATGGAAGTAGCCACTAGCTCTAACTCGCATTCCCAGCGTTTTTTGCCCGGGCTCTAATTCTGAGTTAAAGCGCTAGCAACAGGCGGGCAGTACGATGAGCACGTCAGACAGAGGAGTCCACGTGTTCATTCGTACTGCCATCGCGGTACTCGTCGCCGCCGCGGTTATACAAACCGGCGCCGCGTTCGCGCAAACGGCACCGCAACCCGCACCGCCGCCGGCTGCGGCCCAACGTCATCATCATTCTTCGCTTTTCAAGGGCTTGAATCTCACGTCCGGTCAGAAAGCGAGGATCAAGGCCATCCATCAGAAGTACCGCGCGCAAAACCAAGGCGTCGCCGATCGCAGTCAGCGTCGTGCGAGCATGCATGCGCAACGGCAAGAAATCATGGCGGTACTGAATCCCGATCAGCGCGCGAAGTTCCAGCAGCGTCTCCAAACGCTACGGGAACGTCATCGCCAAGACCAACAAGTGCCGAGCGCTCCGTCGCCGCAGAGCCGGTAATCTAAGCTAAGGTGCCTGCGATGCGCGTCGCCTCGGCGATTGCGCGCGCCAGCACCGAGCGGATCTTTCCGTCTTCGAGCACCAAGAGCGCACCGATCGTGCACCCGGCCGGAGTCGTGACGTCGTCACGCATAGCCGCCGGGTGCCGTTCGCTATCCTGAACCATCTTTGATGCGCCGAGAACCGTTTGCGCGACCAGCTCACGCGCAACGTCGCGAGGAAGCCCGACGCTAACGCCCGCGTCCGCGAGAGCTTCGATTATAAGGAAGACGTAGGCCGGTCCGCAGCCGCTGATTGCAGTGACGGCGTTGAGATGGTGCTCGGGCAGCTCGATGCAGCGTCCGACGGATTTAAAAATGTCCGTCGCTTCGGAGGCCTGATCTTTGGTTACGTGACGTCCGAGTGCGATGACGGTCATACCTTCGCTCACGAGCGCGGGCACGTTCGGCATGGCGCGGATCACGGCGACGTCGTCGCCGATCGCGCGCTCGAGCGCAGCGATCGAAACTCCCGCGGCTACCGAGATGACGAGTGCATGTTTTTTGAGTCCGGCTTTGCGTAGCCGCTCGAGTGTTGCATCGGTTTGCGCCGGCTTGACGCAGACGAGGACAACGTCGGTTTCCGGTACAAGCTCGTCGTATTCATCGGTTGCCGTGATCGAGAAATCGCGTTCGATGCGCGCCGCGGATTGCGGCGTACGCGTCGCAGCCCAAATCTTGAACGGAGCCGAGCCGGATTGCAGGCCGCGCAGCAATGCCTGGCCGATCGCGCCCGCACCGACGATCCCCAATGTTTTCTTTTTCATGCTCAAGCGCTCTTTCGCCGTCCGCAAGGACGTTCCGTTTGCAAACATGAAGCGCCAAAATACGTGGGGACTGGCCTCGGGATACGCATCGGTATCGACGTCGGCGGCACGTTTACTGATGCCGTTGCAATAGACGCGACCTCGCTGGAGCTGATCGGTCATGTCAAGGTCCCGACGACGCATCGTTCGCCGCAGGGCGTAGCGGCTGGGATCATCGAGGCGCTGCAGCGTTTGCTTTCGACGCACAATCTGCAGGCATCCGACGTGCGCTACATTTCGCACGGTACGACGCAAGCCACGAACGCACTACTCGAGGGCGACGTTGCACTCGTTGGGATTGTCGGAATCGGCGGGGGACTCGAAGGCTTGCGGGCCCGTTCCCAGACGTTCATCAAGCCGATCGAGCTCGCGCCTGGTACGTATCTGCGTTCGATGCGCGAGTTTCTTGCGACGTCGGCGCCGAGCGCAGAGGACGCCGATCGTGCTATTCGCGCGTTGCTTGGACAAGGTGCAGGCGTGATCGTAGCCAGCGGTTTGTATAGCGTTGACGATTCTACGGCGGAAGACACGGTGACGGACGCGGCACGGCGCGCGAATGTTCCCGCGGCTGCGGCCCACCAGATCAGCAAGCTCTACGGTTTGCGAACGCGGACGAGGACCGCCGTGATTAACGCGTCGATCTTGCCGCGAATGATTGAAACGGCCAACAGTGTGGAATCGAGCGTCAGCAGTGCGGGGATCACCTCGCCGCTCATGATCATGCGAGGCGACGGCGGCGTGATGCGAATCGATCAACTGCGCAGCCGTCCGATACTGACGCTGGTCTCCGGGCCCGCAGCCGGAGTGGCTGGCGCGCTCATGTACGAGCGCGTCTCGGATGCAGTCTTTCTGGAAGTCGGTGGAACGAGCGTCGACATTTCGGCGATTCGCGACGGTCGCGTCCAAGTGCGCTACGCGATGCTCGGCGGCCACCGAACGTTTCTGCAGTCACTCGACGTCCGCTCGATCGGAATCGGCGGCGGGTCGATGGTGCGCGTTCGCAACGGAAAGATCGACGTCGGTCCTCGCAGCGCGCACATTGCGGGGCTCGACTATGCGGTCTACGCGAGTTCCGGCGCGTGCGCAAACGCGCGGTTGATCGAATTTCGTCCGTTGCCGTCCGATCCCGAAGACTACATCGCGGTTGACGCCGCAGGTCGACGCTCGGCGTTGACGCTCTCGTGCGCGGCCAACATTGCCGGGTTTGTTCCGGATGGAGACTGGGCGCGAGGTGATGTGGAAAACGCGCGAGTCGCGTTCGGACCGCTGGCTGAACGTTTCGGTTGTACGGTCGATGAGATCGCGCGGGCCGTTATCGATGCAGCGGTTGCGAAGACACGCTCGACTGTCGACGAG
Above is a genomic segment from Candidatus Baltobacteraceae bacterium containing:
- a CDS encoding SpoIIE family protein phosphatase; translation: MPAEDIESALPVLAELLVPAWVDGCTIGLLGSEDEVRVAASAGRAPSETALNRRLPHAPITSLRSEGGWALEVAITGRATPYGFLWLAGAGDAPSSLIGSLAEELALRIAIGIDTAQAIAREHHVAETLQRALLPEVLPRNGSAVLDAAYRPAAGESIVGGDWYDAFELPDGRIGISIGDVAGHGLSAAVVMGEARQAVRASTYDARSPGEVLSRANQMLRSMPMMVTALVGIFDPRTSVFTYASAGHPPPLVITPDGHSFMLPNGDLPLGVVDDLAPTPWTFTFSPGTLVVLYTDGIVEFERDVFFGESALIRASLDELAELSAHPAKSVQDRVFGSKQNVDDVATMTLFIQPRAVEAFDCVFSAVPFAAPFVRRGLERFLIDQGIGDDHRFAVITAVGEAVANAVEHAYADVPGTVHLCVRVDESIIRVHIEDSGRWRAATKEEERGRGIPLMRALMDRVEIRTDSASTQVRMQMQTT
- a CDS encoding SRPBCC family protein codes for the protein MSRQTASIIVHAPVERIYSLWTNFPEYPSFMSHVRSVSYIDRERTRWVVNIVGRHEWAARNENWIPGRQIGWRSIDGLENSGLVAFTPRPDGDTDVEITIEYTPPSGMIGKISEILGAGKAFELQLRSDLARFAESLESKISPKAPSSAGAQAAPALQA
- a CDS encoding STAS domain-containing protein translates to MTTTFAPVTVEQLGRLTLVHVLGELDITNYHELSEAIERAGAGSPDPILVAFVECTYIDTSGITALVSAHRHFGKRLHVIVPHHSKIRKIFEATGLHRALLVHDDFRAAIEDATSQL
- the proC gene encoding pyrroline-5-carboxylate reductase, translated to MRRRDLDMTDQLQRGRVYCNGISKRAADVDTDAYPEASPHVFWRFMFANGTSLRTAKERLSMKKKTLGIVGAGAIGQALLRGLQSGSAPFKIWAATRTPQSAARIERDFSITATDEYDELVPETDVVLVCVKPAQTDATLERLRKAGLKKHALVISVAAGVSIAALERAIGDDVAVIRAMPNVPALVSEGMTVIALGRHVTKDQASEATDIFKSVGRCIELPEHHLNAVTAISGCGPAYVFLIIEALADAGVSVGLPRDVARELVAQTVLGASKMVQDSERHPAAMRDDVTTPAGCTIGALLVLEDGKIRSVLARAIAEATRIAGTLA
- a CDS encoding hydantoinase/oxoprolinase family protein, with product MGTGLGIRIGIDVGGTFTDAVAIDATSLELIGHVKVPTTHRSPQGVAAGIIEALQRLLSTHNLQASDVRYISHGTTQATNALLEGDVALVGIVGIGGGLEGLRARSQTFIKPIELAPGTYLRSMREFLATSAPSAEDADRAIRALLGQGAGVIVASGLYSVDDSTAEDTVTDAARRANVPAAAAHQISKLYGLRTRTRTAVINASILPRMIETANSVESSVSSAGITSPLMIMRGDGGVMRIDQLRSRPILTLVSGPAAGVAGALMYERVSDAVFLEVGGTSVDISAIRDGRVQVRYAMLGGHRTFLQSLDVRSIGIGGGSMVRVRNGKIDVGPRSAHIAGLDYAVYASSGACANARLIEFRPLPSDPEDYIAVDAAGRRSALTLSCAANIAGFVPDGDWARGDVENARVAFGPLAERFGCTVDEIARAVIDAAVAKTRSTVDELAADYGLDLKRMVLVGGGGGASALVPALAKTLGCEFRIARNAHVISPIGVALALVRDVVERMIPSPTPLDIAQIRAEAEDAAVAAGAARESVEVDVSVDSQRNIVRAAASGATELRARDLRRMEAAEDERRSIAAESMGAAPEVLELAASTPQFSVYTARMQPSGLLRYFGSAKDPVRVIDREGVIRLRVPDARIVPTTIAQAEDELREILEALTSYGDAGKMLPALHLLLRDRIVNLSGMVDPELVVTIASDHLRTMSATEPGIIVAEHRA